In Flavobacteriales bacterium, one genomic interval encodes:
- a CDS encoding class I SAM-dependent methyltransferase has product MEKNNIADYYDQYVDRQVRAGVNERHFSIRDLVVKNAPQQDIRILEMGCGIGTVTGLLATAYPHGSILAMDMSPASIEHAIATFAKVPNVRFVTGDVVETPISGQFGLIVLPDILEHIPLDLHLKLFKRFTNLLKEGGRVIIHSPDPFYSDWVRTNRPELMQVVDLALHFPQLITTVHDAGLTVLSLERYSIWSDMPDYFSLVLVPAPVAHAYKEVPRPEPTWFDRLSSAFKRQR; this is encoded by the coding sequence ATGGAAAAGAACAACATAGCAGACTACTACGACCAGTATGTCGATCGCCAAGTGCGCGCAGGCGTTAATGAGCGGCACTTCAGCATTCGCGACCTCGTGGTCAAGAACGCTCCGCAACAGGATATCCGGATCCTGGAAATGGGTTGTGGCATTGGCACGGTTACCGGCTTACTTGCCACCGCATACCCGCACGGTTCAATTCTCGCCATGGACATGAGCCCGGCCAGCATTGAACATGCAATAGCCACCTTCGCCAAGGTGCCCAATGTCCGGTTCGTCACGGGAGATGTTGTAGAAACACCGATCAGTGGTCAATTCGGCCTGATCGTTCTTCCGGATATCCTCGAACATATTCCACTGGATCTTCACCTGAAATTATTCAAACGATTCACCAATTTGCTCAAAGAAGGAGGACGAGTGATCATTCATTCACCTGACCCCTTCTACTCCGATTGGGTCCGGACCAACAGGCCGGAACTTATGCAAGTTGTAGACCTTGCTTTGCACTTTCCGCAATTGATAACCACAGTGCATGACGCCGGCCTCACCGTACTTTCACTTGAACGTTATTCGATCTGGTCTGACATGCCGGACTATTTTTCCCTCGTACTCGTCCCCGCACCCGTGGCTCATGCGTACAAAGAAGTCCCTCGCCCTGAACCAACGTGGTTCGATCGGCTAAGCAGTGCGTTCAAACGCCAACGGTGA